A window from Physeter macrocephalus isolate SW-GA chromosome 11, ASM283717v5, whole genome shotgun sequence encodes these proteins:
- the LOC102988193 gene encoding non-histone chromosomal protein HMG-14-like has product MPKRKVSSKEGAAKEEPKRRSARLSATLAPAEVETKPKKAAGKDKSSDKKVQIKGKRGAKGKQAEANQETKEDLPAENGETKNEESTASDEAGEKEAESD; this is encoded by the coding sequence ATGCCCAAGAGGAAGGTCAGCTCCAAGGAGGGGGCAGCGAAGGAGGAGCCCAAGAGGAGATCGGCGAGGTTGTCAGCTACACTGGCTCCTGCAGAAGTGGAAACGAAGCCAAAAAAGGCGGCAGGAAAGGATAAATCTTCAGACAAAAAAGtgcaaataaaagggaaaaggggagcgAAAGGAAAACAGGCCGAAGCTAAccaagaaactaaagaagacttacctgcagaaaatggagaaactaaaaacgaggagagcacagcctctgatgaagcaggagagaaagaagccGAGTCTGATTAA